The following coding sequences are from one Thermostaphylospora chromogena window:
- a CDS encoding FxsB family cyclophane-forming radical SAM/SPASM peptide maturase, whose amino-acid sequence MDGPLVPFRQFVLKVHSRCDLACDHCYVYEHADQSWRTRPKAMPHEIVVRTARRIADHVQAHALSRVTIVLHGGEPLLAGPERLGRTAAELRAALDPLCELDLRLHTNGVLLDDRFMDVFAEHRVKVGVSLDGDRAANDRHRLFADGRSSFDRVIRAIERLRRRRDLFAGLLCTIDVRNDPAAVYRTLAELDPPQIDFLLPHATWDTPPLRPTPTAYADWLIEVFELWLADGCRPPVRMFRSIIDGPSGTESLGLQPADLVVVETDGAYEQADSLKTAYPGAPATGLDVMRHDLDTVARHTGIVARQRGLDGLCETCRACPVVKTCGGGLYAHRFRSGTGFANPSVYSPDLLKLITYIRERVDMRTHTIPLHDLARGFGDADDIARLAEAQESISRGLIGRAADLGGSAEAWDLLVTLDQRHRDAVRRVLTHPYIRAWAVNAVDAHPRYLGNIAVAAAAHAGVEAEAPVEVIDGAVHLPTLGTLRVGPDIDRLRVRGGEPVTEGEWRPLRRLTAGDFSVVLEDADPFRDCYGLPPAPSLPDDEVARWQRAFDDAWKLIESDFSRYAPALRAGLSVVMPLEPAASGKDISAAARHAFGAVAIALPADPAVLALLLLHEFQHVKMGAVLDILDLYDESDERLFYAPWRNDLRPLEGLLQGAYAHIAVTDFWRVRRYVDPERGDVQFARWRSDTAAAVETLAESGSMTQIGKIFVAGMRETITPWLAEPVPPEAVAIAARQAREHRAAVERGNGTRP is encoded by the coding sequence ATGGATGGGCCCCTCGTGCCGTTCCGGCAGTTCGTACTGAAGGTCCATAGCCGCTGCGACCTCGCCTGCGACCACTGTTATGTGTACGAACACGCCGATCAGAGCTGGCGTACGCGTCCGAAGGCGATGCCCCATGAGATCGTTGTCCGGACGGCGCGGCGCATCGCCGATCATGTCCAGGCGCACGCGCTGAGCAGGGTCACCATCGTCTTACACGGCGGCGAGCCGCTGCTGGCGGGTCCGGAGCGGCTGGGCCGGACGGCGGCGGAGCTGCGCGCGGCCCTCGATCCGCTGTGCGAGCTCGATCTGCGCCTGCACACCAACGGCGTTCTGCTCGACGACCGCTTCATGGACGTCTTCGCCGAGCATCGCGTCAAGGTGGGGGTGTCGCTGGACGGCGACCGCGCCGCCAACGACCGGCACCGGCTCTTCGCCGACGGCCGCAGCTCCTTCGACAGGGTGATACGGGCCATCGAGCGGCTGCGCCGCCGCCGGGACCTCTTCGCGGGGCTGCTGTGCACGATCGATGTCCGCAACGATCCCGCGGCCGTTTACCGGACGCTCGCCGAGCTGGATCCGCCTCAGATCGACTTCCTGCTGCCGCACGCCACCTGGGACACGCCTCCGCTGCGGCCCACCCCGACGGCGTACGCGGACTGGCTGATCGAGGTCTTCGAGCTGTGGCTGGCGGACGGCTGCCGGCCTCCGGTCCGGATGTTCCGCTCCATCATCGACGGCCCGAGCGGCACCGAGTCGCTGGGGCTGCAACCGGCCGACCTCGTCGTCGTCGAGACCGATGGCGCCTACGAGCAGGCGGACTCCCTCAAGACCGCCTATCCGGGGGCGCCGGCCACCGGCCTCGACGTGATGCGGCACGACCTGGACACGGTGGCGCGGCACACGGGCATCGTCGCCCGCCAGCGCGGTCTGGACGGATTATGCGAGACCTGCCGGGCCTGCCCGGTCGTGAAGACGTGCGGCGGCGGCCTGTACGCCCACCGCTTCCGTAGCGGGACGGGCTTCGCCAACCCCAGCGTCTACTCGCCCGACCTGCTGAAGCTCATCACTTACATACGGGAGAGGGTGGACATGCGTACGCACACCATTCCCCTGCACGATCTCGCGCGCGGCTTCGGCGACGCCGATGACATCGCACGGCTGGCGGAGGCGCAGGAGAGCATCAGCCGCGGCTTGATCGGCCGGGCGGCCGACCTCGGCGGTTCGGCGGAGGCGTGGGACCTGCTGGTCACCCTCGATCAGCGCCATCGGGACGCGGTCCGGCGCGTCTTGACGCACCCGTACATCCGAGCGTGGGCCGTCAACGCCGTCGACGCCCACCCTCGTTACCTGGGTAACATCGCCGTCGCGGCGGCCGCGCACGCGGGCGTGGAGGCGGAGGCGCCGGTCGAGGTGATCGACGGGGCGGTCCACCTGCCGACCCTCGGTACCCTGCGGGTGGGGCCGGACATCGACCGGCTGCGCGTGCGCGGCGGGGAACCGGTGACGGAGGGGGAGTGGCGGCCCCTGCGCCGGTTGACGGCGGGGGACTTCTCGGTCGTCCTGGAGGACGCCGATCCCTTCCGCGACTGCTACGGCCTGCCGCCCGCGCCGTCCCTGCCGGACGACGAGGTCGCCCGGTGGCAGCGAGCCTTCGACGACGCGTGGAAGCTGATCGAGTCCGATTTCTCAAGGTACGCGCCGGCGCTGCGCGCCGGGCTGTCCGTGGTGATGCCGCTGGAGCCGGCCGCATCGGGGAAGGACATCAGCGCGGCCGCACGGCACGCCTTCGGCGCGGTCGCGATCGCGCTGCCCGCCGACCCCGCCGTTCTCGCCCTTCTCCTGCTCCATGAATTCCAGCACGTGAAGATGGGAGCGGTGCTCGACATCCTGGATCTCTACGATGAATCAGACGAGCGCCTGTTCTATGCGCCGTGGCGGAATGATCTGCGTCCTCTCGAGGGGCTGCTCCAGGGGGCATACGCGCATATAGCGGTCACCGACTTCTGGAGGGTGCGCCGGTACGTCGATCCGGAGCGGGGAGACGTGCAGTTCGCCCGCTGGCGTTCCGATACGGCGGCCGCGGTGGAGACGCTCGCGGAGTCGGGATCGATGACGCAGATCGGGAAGATCTTCGTTGCCGGGATGCGTGAGACGATCACTCCCTGGCTTGCGGAGCCGGTCCCGCCCGAGGCGGTGGCGATCGCCGCGCGGCAGGCACGCGAACACCGGGCGGCCGTGGAACGGGGGAACGGAACGCGCCCGTAA
- the ribA gene encoding GTP cyclohydrolase II, translating to MPDHGIAAEDIAEADLATRHGTFRTVAFRDPEDGNEHLALVLGETRMREDVLVRVHSECVTGDIFHALRCECGDQLDRALDAIVREGRGVLVYLRGHEGRGIGLVAKVRTHVLQDEQGLDTVDSATALGLPVDRRDFSPAARVLKYLGVRSVRLMSNNLDKIRALEMNGITVSGRVPLLIQANDHNIRYLTAKRDRLGHDLPHLDEPRLDAADDRCGTVGG from the coding sequence ATGCCTGACCACGGCATCGCGGCCGAGGACATAGCCGAGGCCGACCTGGCCACCCGCCACGGCACCTTCCGCACCGTCGCCTTCCGCGACCCCGAGGACGGCAACGAGCATCTCGCCCTCGTCCTGGGAGAGACCCGGATGCGGGAGGACGTCCTCGTCCGGGTCCACTCCGAGTGCGTGACGGGCGACATCTTCCACGCGCTGCGCTGCGAGTGCGGCGACCAGCTCGACCGCGCCCTGGACGCGATCGTCCGCGAGGGCCGCGGCGTCCTGGTGTACCTGCGGGGCCACGAGGGGCGCGGCATCGGCCTGGTCGCCAAGGTGCGCACCCACGTGCTCCAGGACGAGCAAGGGCTGGACACCGTCGACTCGGCGACCGCCCTCGGCCTGCCCGTGGACCGCCGGGACTTCAGCCCGGCGGCGCGCGTCTTGAAGTACCTCGGCGTGCGCTCGGTGCGGCTGATGTCCAACAACCTCGACAAGATCCGCGCACTGGAGATGAACGGGATCACGGTGAGCGGCCGTGTGCCGCTGCTCATCCAGGCCAACGACCACAACATCCGGTACCTCACCGCCAAACGGGACCGTCTCGGACACGACCTCCCCCACCTCGACGAACCCCGCCTCGACGCCGCCGACGACCGGTGCGGCACGGTGGGAGGATGA
- a CDS encoding inositol monophosphatase family protein, whose product MTDPVTLLPVAVEAVATARRVIASRETTSVDFKGERDMVTDVDLAVEEAVRGFLEKETPEIGFLGEEHGRTGPAGDAPWWVLDPVDGTANFARGIPLCGVSLALVQGRTSVLAAIDLPFLDVRYTAAAGHGAYAGEHRLRVSGTRELPEAMISLGDFAVGPGSEEKNRARLALLALLGRHAQRVRMVGSAAIDLAWVAHGMLDATVILANRPWDTMAGVLLVREAGGVVLDQDGTDHTTDSAATIAFCPALRGPLMDALHQALHG is encoded by the coding sequence ATGACCGATCCCGTCACGCTGCTGCCCGTCGCCGTCGAGGCCGTCGCCACGGCCCGCCGCGTCATCGCCTCCCGGGAGACGACCTCGGTCGATTTCAAAGGCGAACGCGACATGGTGACCGACGTCGACCTCGCCGTGGAGGAGGCTGTGCGCGGCTTCCTGGAGAAGGAGACCCCCGAGATCGGGTTCCTCGGCGAGGAGCACGGCCGCACCGGCCCCGCCGGCGACGCGCCGTGGTGGGTGCTCGACCCGGTGGACGGCACCGCCAACTTCGCCCGCGGCATCCCGCTGTGCGGGGTGTCGCTGGCCCTGGTCCAGGGCAGGACCAGCGTGCTGGCCGCCATCGACCTGCCGTTCCTCGACGTCCGCTACACCGCCGCGGCCGGGCACGGCGCGTACGCCGGCGAGCACCGGCTGCGGGTCTCCGGCACACGCGAGCTGCCGGAGGCGATGATCTCACTCGGCGACTTCGCCGTCGGCCCCGGCAGCGAGGAGAAGAACCGCGCGCGGCTGGCGCTGCTGGCCCTGCTCGGCCGGCACGCCCAGCGGGTCAGGATGGTCGGCAGCGCCGCCATCGACCTGGCGTGGGTCGCGCACGGCATGCTCGACGCCACCGTCATCCTGGCCAACCGGCCGTGGGACACCATGGCGGGCGTCCTGCTGGTGCGCGAGGCCGGGGGCGTGGTCCTCGACCAGGACGGCACCGACCACACCACCGACTCCGCCGCGACCATCGCGTTCTGCCCCGCCCTGCGCGGACCTCTCATGGACGCCCTCCACCAGGCCCTCCACGGGTGA
- a CDS encoding DUF4231 domain-containing protein — MNVLAESEFPALYRAADRTAISGQRRFLIAMGVRLSSLVTAATFGAFDLVVGDLDAAATIAAAAMAVALVTEVYLLTTRPERQWYQARTAAESAKTLAWRYLVGGQPFGIVAGEGRRADELLLRRFRKIIAGLNGIGPVPVIDGATQVTEGMRRVRAATLEERKRHYLNGRLNDQRSWYAAKAALHERRAAVWLVGVAVVEALGLVAAVVKAALAGEGLDVDLPGILGAIAAAGVAWVQTRQHQELATAYGVAALELGEIIVRAEWPRSETEWAHFVDEAEEAIARERVLWAASHA; from the coding sequence GTGAATGTGCTTGCCGAATCCGAGTTCCCCGCCCTTTACCGTGCCGCCGACCGAACGGCGATATCCGGCCAGCGGCGATTCCTGATTGCGATGGGGGTCAGGCTGTCCAGCCTCGTCACGGCGGCGACCTTCGGCGCCTTCGACCTCGTCGTGGGAGATCTCGACGCGGCCGCCACCATCGCGGCCGCGGCCATGGCCGTCGCCCTGGTCACCGAGGTGTACCTGTTGACCACGCGGCCGGAGCGGCAGTGGTATCAGGCCCGGACGGCGGCGGAGTCGGCGAAGACCCTGGCCTGGCGCTATCTCGTCGGCGGCCAGCCGTTCGGCATCGTGGCGGGGGAGGGGCGCAGGGCGGACGAGCTTCTCTTACGCCGGTTCAGGAAGATCATCGCCGGTCTGAACGGCATAGGGCCGGTTCCCGTCATCGACGGAGCGACGCAGGTGACGGAGGGGATGCGCCGGGTACGGGCGGCCACCTTGGAGGAGCGCAAGCGTCACTATCTGAACGGACGGCTGAACGACCAGCGGTCATGGTATGCGGCGAAGGCGGCGCTGCACGAGCGCAGGGCCGCGGTCTGGCTCGTCGGCGTCGCCGTCGTGGAGGCGCTCGGCCTCGTGGCGGCGGTGGTCAAGGCCGCGCTGGCGGGGGAGGGGTTGGACGTCGACCTGCCGGGGATACTCGGCGCGATCGCCGCGGCGGGCGTGGCGTGGGTGCAGACGCGCCAGCACCAGGAGCTGGCGACGGCCTACGGTGTGGCGGCCTTGGAGCTGGGTGAGATCATCGTCCGGGCCGAATGGCCGAGAAGCGAAACCGAATGGGCGCACTTCGTCGATGAGGCAGAAGAGGCGATTGCCCGGGAAAGGGTGCTGTGGGCCGCCTCCCATGCCTGA
- a CDS encoding creatininase family protein, giving the protein MSESSSLLPLATTVDERERGADVALLPIGSFEQHGPFLPLATDTVIAQTIAGALAAAYPLLHLPPITISCSHEHEAWPGTVSISASTLYAIIHDISDSLQRSGITRLILVNGHGGNYVLGNVVQESAGRGRRMALFPGPADWDRARAAAGMATTGWSDMHAGELETSILLYAHPHLVRPGHETADRVSDDRRHLLTLGMAAYTESGVIGRPSLASAAKGEAAVGSLVESFADVLAVVRS; this is encoded by the coding sequence ATGAGCGAGTCTTCCTCTCTCCTGCCGCTGGCCACGACCGTCGATGAGCGGGAGCGGGGCGCCGACGTGGCGCTGTTGCCCATCGGCAGCTTCGAGCAGCACGGGCCCTTCCTCCCTCTGGCGACCGACACCGTCATCGCGCAGACGATCGCCGGTGCGCTCGCCGCCGCCTATCCCCTGCTGCATCTGCCGCCGATCACGATCTCCTGTTCCCACGAGCACGAAGCCTGGCCGGGGACGGTCAGCATCTCCGCCTCGACCCTGTACGCCATCATTCATGACATCTCGGATTCCCTGCAAAGGTCGGGGATCACGCGGCTGATCCTGGTCAACGGGCACGGCGGCAACTACGTGCTGGGCAACGTGGTCCAGGAGTCGGCGGGCAGGGGGCGTCGCATGGCGCTGTTCCCCGGCCCGGCCGACTGGGATCGGGCACGCGCCGCGGCGGGGATGGCGACCACCGGGTGGAGCGACATGCACGCCGGGGAGCTGGAGACGTCCATCCTGCTGTACGCCCACCCTCATCTGGTACGGCCCGGTCACGAGACCGCCGACCGGGTCAGCGACGACCGCAGGCACCTGCTCACCCTCGGCATGGCGGCGTACACCGAGTCGGGTGTCATCGGCAGGCCCTCGCTGGCGAGCGCCGCGAAGGGCGAGGCGGCCGTCGGCAGCCTCGTCGAGTCGTTCGCGGACGTCCTCGCCGTCGTCCGCTCCTGA
- a CDS encoding alkaline phosphatase family protein, translated as MKPEGTPRTSPAVHHGTGGSDPAASPATPFLPRYGEGSLADLPGSLMAALGVRALPGGGGGREEGEGGVLGLEPAERICLFLVDGLGAELLAAHADRAPFLSAMARRTLTAGFPATTVTSLCTIGTGTPPGEHGMLGMVLAVPGTGHLFNCLRWTLPEGLPAMDPRTWQPAATVYQRAAEAGVRCSHVAPAAFRNSGLTGAVHRGARYLPADTVEERVARAREALAEPGSYVTVYYGDLDTAGHMHGWGGKEWLDRLAVVDRMAERLAEALPPGSALYVTADHGMVNVTEKIDAEAVPALREGVRGLGGEARARHVYAESGAAAAVLAAWRETLAGRAWVVSRQEAIDAGWFGPRVRAEWVERIGDVVAVPYADVAIVDPIANPVESRFVGYHGALTPMEQLVPLLEASTR; from the coding sequence ATGAAACCCGAAGGGACACCCCGCACATCCCCCGCCGTCCACCATGGCACCGGCGGATCCGATCCCGCCGCGTCCCCGGCCACGCCCTTCCTGCCCCGCTACGGCGAGGGGTCGCTGGCCGACCTGCCCGGCTCCCTCATGGCCGCGCTCGGCGTGCGCGCGCTGCCCGGCGGCGGAGGCGGGCGGGAGGAGGGCGAGGGCGGCGTCCTCGGCCTGGAACCGGCCGAACGGATCTGCCTGTTCCTGGTGGACGGCCTGGGCGCCGAACTGCTGGCCGCGCACGCCGACCGCGCCCCGTTCCTGTCCGCCATGGCCCGCCGTACGCTCACCGCGGGCTTCCCCGCGACGACCGTGACCAGCCTGTGCACGATCGGCACCGGAACGCCGCCCGGCGAGCACGGCATGCTCGGCATGGTCCTCGCCGTTCCCGGCACCGGCCACCTGTTCAACTGCCTGCGCTGGACGCTCCCCGAAGGGCTGCCCGCCATGGACCCCCGTACCTGGCAGCCCGCCGCCACCGTCTACCAGCGGGCCGCGGAGGCGGGGGTGAGGTGCAGCCACGTCGCGCCCGCCGCGTTCCGGAACAGCGGCCTCACCGGCGCGGTCCACCGCGGCGCCCGCTATCTTCCCGCCGACACCGTGGAGGAGCGGGTGGCGCGGGCGAGGGAGGCGCTCGCCGAGCCGGGCTCGTACGTCACCGTCTACTACGGCGACCTCGACACCGCCGGTCACATGCACGGGTGGGGCGGGAAGGAGTGGCTCGACCGGCTCGCCGTGGTCGACCGCATGGCCGAGCGGCTGGCCGAGGCGCTGCCGCCGGGATCGGCGCTGTACGTCACGGCCGATCACGGCATGGTGAACGTCACCGAGAAGATCGACGCCGAGGCCGTGCCCGCGCTGCGCGAGGGGGTGCGCGGGCTGGGCGGCGAGGCGCGGGCCCGGCATGTCTACGCCGAGTCCGGCGCCGCGGCGGCGGTGCTGGCCGCCTGGCGGGAGACGCTGGCCGGGCGGGCGTGGGTGGTCTCCCGGCAGGAGGCGATCGACGCCGGGTGGTTCGGCCCGCGGGTGCGCGCGGAGTGGGTGGAGCGGATCGGCGACGTGGTGGCCGTGCCGTACGCCGACGTGGCGATCGTCGACCCGATCGCCAACCCGGTGGAGAGCCGGTTCGTCGGCTATCACGGGGCGCTGACCCCGATGGAGCAGCTCGTCCCGCTGCTGGAGGCGAGTACCCGTTGA